One window of Rhizobium leguminosarum genomic DNA carries:
- a CDS encoding gene transfer agent family protein — MTEHRAFFGDGEKLFAFPTRELIEELERKTGQPIGALFRRFQNHDFSFSDLTEVIRLGLIGGGASPADADRLVSVYSIGRPLTESFLIALGIVTALFLGNAEEDAE, encoded by the coding sequence ATGACCGAACACCGCGCCTTCTTCGGCGACGGCGAAAAGCTATTCGCCTTCCCGACCCGCGAACTTATCGAAGAGCTTGAGCGCAAGACCGGCCAGCCTATCGGCGCGCTTTTTCGCCGGTTCCAGAACCATGACTTTTCGTTCTCCGACCTGACCGAAGTTATTCGGCTCGGCCTTATCGGTGGTGGCGCTTCGCCCGCCGACGCCGACCGGCTCGTGTCTGTCTATTCGATCGGTCGTCCGCTCACCGAAAGCTTCCTCATCGCGCTCGGCATCGTCACGGCGCTGTTCCTCGGCAACGCTGAAGAAGACGCAGAATGA